Proteins found in one Pseudomonas marvdashtae genomic segment:
- a CDS encoding DUF4123 domain-containing protein, with protein sequence MTVAILPGPAPQWLLLDVPDAPEAAQRLREQFTEARRFPLLEDTEFDELKKHGPLLVDLRQSPALASLCQLDAQSWPGLLLVSATPVESLLAHLRRMLTVTLGLHHKALLNYYNPHTASYFFDGCDPRELSCWLGPISVLRWFGGTWADRAMGCQGWQQLSNPRLPVPALETEHGLSDRQQIRLQECLLERHVWQWSRSTGHDYWVLWEYLQQGRALGFSEQAVVDGWLWLRLQYPDDRPVPGLVGGSQRERLDHLRRLWQDDEG encoded by the coding sequence ATGACTGTCGCAATCCTGCCTGGCCCGGCCCCGCAATGGTTGCTGCTCGATGTGCCGGACGCGCCGGAGGCTGCGCAGCGCCTGCGCGAGCAATTCACAGAGGCGCGACGGTTCCCCCTGCTCGAAGACACCGAGTTCGACGAACTGAAGAAGCACGGCCCGTTGTTGGTGGATTTACGCCAGTCGCCCGCGCTGGCCAGCCTGTGCCAATTGGACGCCCAGTCCTGGCCAGGGCTGCTATTGGTGAGCGCGACGCCGGTCGAGTCGCTGCTGGCGCATTTGCGTCGCATGTTGACCGTGACGCTTGGCCTTCACCACAAGGCTTTGTTGAACTATTACAACCCGCACACCGCCAGCTATTTCTTCGATGGTTGCGATCCTCGGGAGCTCAGCTGCTGGCTCGGGCCGATCAGCGTATTGCGATGGTTCGGTGGTACTTGGGCTGACCGGGCGATGGGCTGCCAAGGTTGGCAACAGCTCTCTAATCCAAGGCTGCCGGTGCCGGCGCTGGAGACCGAACATGGTCTCAGCGACCGGCAGCAAATCAGGTTGCAGGAGTGCCTGCTGGAGCGTCACGTCTGGCAATGGTCCCGCTCCACGGGGCATGACTATTGGGTGCTCTGGGAGTATCTGCAACAGGGCCGGGCGCTGGGGTTCAGCGAGCAGGCGGTTGTCGACGGCTGGTTGTGGTTACGTCTGCAATATCCCGATGACCGGCCAGTGCCAGGGCTGGTGGGCGGCTCGCAGCGAGAACGTCTCGATCATCTGCGTCGGCTGTGGCAGGACGATGAAGGCTGA
- a CDS encoding methyltransferase: MSDRHFDQLATRFAEKIYGGAKGAIRLAVLQADLLETLPDRPLRVLDIGAGLGHMSLWLAERGHQVTLAEPAEPMLEGARQRFAEAGQSATFIQAPWQDLLGQLPEPYDLVLCHAVLEWLAEPHAILPVLHQLTVPGGWLSLAFYNRDALVYRNLLKGHFRKLRKNDMAGEKQSLTPQQPLDPRELAAQLEDLWQVEIQSGVRVFHDYMPVEFQGRVELAQLLEMELAHRRHPAFAGLGRYLHWVCRPV, encoded by the coding sequence ATGAGTGACCGTCATTTCGATCAGCTCGCCACGCGCTTCGCTGAAAAAATCTACGGCGGCGCCAAGGGCGCGATTCGTCTGGCCGTGCTCCAGGCCGATCTGCTTGAAACCTTGCCAGACCGCCCGCTGCGGGTATTGGACATTGGCGCGGGGCTTGGACACATGTCGTTGTGGCTGGCCGAGCGGGGCCATCAGGTCACCCTGGCCGAGCCGGCCGAGCCCATGCTCGAAGGCGCCCGCCAGCGGTTTGCCGAGGCCGGCCAGAGCGCGACGTTCATCCAGGCGCCGTGGCAGGACCTGCTCGGCCAGCTCCCCGAGCCTTACGACCTGGTGCTGTGCCATGCGGTGCTCGAATGGCTGGCCGAGCCTCACGCGATCCTGCCCGTGCTGCATCAACTGACGGTGCCCGGCGGCTGGTTGTCCCTGGCCTTCTACAACCGTGACGCGCTGGTTTATCGCAACCTGCTCAAGGGGCATTTTCGAAAACTGCGCAAAAACGACATGGCCGGCGAAAAACAGAGCCTGACGCCGCAACAACCCCTTGATCCGCGGGAATTGGCGGCGCAACTTGAAGACTTGTGGCAGGTCGAAATCCAGAGTGGCGTGCGGGTTTTTCATGACTACATGCCGGTGGAGTTCCAGGGGCGCGTAGAGCTCGCGCAGTTATTGGAAATGGAACTGGCCCACCGTCGCCATCCGGCGTTTGCCGGTTTGGGACGTTATCTGCACTGGGTCTGCCGTCCGGTGTGA
- a CDS encoding MATE family efflux transporter: MSNLIADWRDRLTHRRVWALAAPMILSNISVPLVALVDSTVIGHLPHAHQLGAVAVGASLYTVLAWAMGFLRMGTTGFAAQAAGRGDGAALRQVLLQGLLLAMGLAIVLGAVGVPLSDVALHFMQPSAELDQLTRDFFHTRLFGLPAALASYALVGWFLGAQNARAPLVILLVTNLVNIALNLWFVIGLDWGVTGSARASVIAEWTGALVGLALARHTLRAWPGRIAWAALGLWQSWRPLLAVNRDIFIRSLILQSVFFLITVQGARLGDATVAANALLLNGLLLTAHALDGLAHAVEALCGHAIGARNRLALRRSLVVACGWSLIASVGFALLFLLAGHLFIDMQTNIPDVRDTAYHYVPYLAALPLIAVWSYLLDGLFIGATRAREMRNGMLLTLLLALPFAWALQGLGNHGLWISFLSFMVLRSLTLGAVAWRLHRRDGWLDAAAR; encoded by the coding sequence ATGTCCAACCTGATCGCTGACTGGCGCGACCGCCTCACCCATCGCCGGGTATGGGCGCTGGCCGCGCCGATGATTCTCTCGAACATATCCGTGCCGCTGGTAGCGCTGGTCGACAGCACCGTCATCGGCCACTTGCCGCACGCCCATCAATTGGGCGCGGTGGCCGTCGGGGCGAGTCTGTATACCGTATTGGCCTGGGCCATGGGTTTCCTGCGCATGGGCACCACCGGGTTCGCCGCCCAGGCAGCCGGGCGGGGTGACGGGGCGGCGTTGCGGCAGGTGTTGCTGCAAGGACTGCTGCTGGCGATGGGGCTGGCGATTGTGCTCGGCGCGGTGGGCGTGCCGCTGAGCGACGTCGCGTTGCATTTCATGCAGCCATCGGCCGAACTCGATCAGCTGACGCGGGATTTCTTTCACACCCGACTCTTCGGCCTGCCCGCGGCGTTGGCCAGCTACGCGCTGGTGGGCTGGTTTCTCGGCGCCCAGAATGCTCGCGCGCCATTGGTGATCCTGCTGGTCACCAATCTGGTGAACATCGCCTTGAACCTCTGGTTCGTCATTGGTCTGGATTGGGGCGTGACCGGTTCGGCGCGGGCGTCAGTCATTGCCGAGTGGACGGGCGCGCTGGTGGGCTTGGCCCTGGCCCGCCACACGTTGCGCGCCTGGCCAGGACGAATCGCCTGGGCGGCCCTGGGGTTGTGGCAGAGCTGGCGACCATTGCTGGCGGTGAACCGGGACATTTTCATCCGCAGCCTGATCCTGCAATCGGTATTTTTCCTGATCACCGTGCAAGGCGCCCGCCTGGGGGATGCGACGGTGGCGGCAAACGCCCTGCTGCTCAATGGCTTGCTGTTGACCGCCCATGCCCTGGACGGCCTGGCCCACGCCGTCGAGGCGCTGTGTGGCCACGCCATCGGCGCCCGGAATCGCCTGGCCCTGCGCCGCTCGCTGGTGGTCGCCTGCGGCTGGTCGCTCATCGCAAGCGTCGGATTTGCCTTGCTGTTTCTGCTTGCTGGGCATTTATTCATCGATATGCAAACCAACATCCCCGATGTGCGCGACACCGCCTACCACTACGTGCCTTACCTCGCGGCGCTGCCGTTGATTGCGGTGTGGAGCTATTTGCTCGATGGCTTGTTCATCGGCGCCACCCGCGCCCGGGAAATGCGCAACGGCATGCTGCTGACGCTGTTGCTGGCGTTGCCATTCGCCTGGGCGCTGCAAGGACTGGGTAACCACGGACTGTGGATCAGCTTCCTGTCGTTCATGGTATTGCGCAGCCTGACGCTCGGCGCCGTCGCCTGGCGCTTGCACCGGCGTGATGGCTGGCTCGACGCTGCCGCTCGATGA
- a CDS encoding contractile injection system protein, VgrG/Pvc8 family: MSDPACELSFRLEIAGLSEALTVVAFTGREAISEPFVFEVELVLGDLTLDLAGLLYRDVWLSFGAPDRGIHGQLHELVHRHGEACRVRIGPKLACLAQRFSQRVFNACSVPQIIRQVLKGHGISGRNLCLDLSGEYPPQDVCTQYRESDLHFLQRVCAQAGIHFHFEHARDRQCLVFADTVVGVPIAAKAVCSDEGQTGAVQAFRVQVDASGVPVAQGRSDLMHLRAEQVLSLTAHSFERRNQRWRLTKVEHRGQSGLYGNHFRAIPWEWPFVADRVPAKPVMVSRQRGWVVEVDEPPLAGRVAVQFDWAYQGEGASPSHCWLPLAPELASRGAGAIREGTEVLVSFIEGDPDRPLVCAFLGASADAQTPQTASSAPSSQASSEPSGVDTSLLSAIQAGEPLVLLCLLPGGGRFSPCAEPVCTCRMLTRHGAGAAP, encoded by the coding sequence ATGTCCGATCCAGCCTGCGAGTTATCATTTCGTCTGGAGATAGCCGGTCTGTCCGAAGCTCTTACCGTCGTGGCCTTCACGGGCCGTGAAGCCATCAGCGAACCTTTTGTTTTCGAGGTGGAACTGGTGCTCGGCGACCTGACCCTGGACTTGGCGGGATTGCTGTACCGCGACGTATGGTTGAGTTTCGGGGCGCCGGATCGGGGCATCCACGGACAGCTTCACGAGCTTGTCCACCGGCATGGCGAGGCCTGTCGCGTGCGCATCGGGCCGAAGCTGGCGTGCCTCGCCCAGCGCTTTAGCCAACGGGTGTTCAATGCTTGTTCGGTGCCGCAGATCATTCGCCAGGTGCTCAAGGGGCATGGCATCAGTGGTCGCAACTTATGCCTGGACCTGAGCGGCGAATATCCGCCGCAGGATGTGTGTACCCAATATCGAGAATCGGACCTGCACTTCCTCCAACGGGTGTGCGCCCAGGCAGGGATTCACTTCCATTTCGAACACGCTCGGGATCGGCAGTGCCTGGTTTTCGCTGATACGGTGGTCGGAGTTCCCATCGCCGCCAAAGCGGTTTGCAGCGATGAAGGGCAAACCGGCGCAGTGCAGGCCTTCAGGGTACAGGTTGACGCTTCGGGAGTGCCGGTGGCACAAGGTCGCAGCGATCTGATGCACTTGCGTGCCGAGCAGGTTCTGTCTCTGACCGCACATTCATTCGAAAGACGGAACCAGCGCTGGCGATTGACCAAGGTGGAGCACCGAGGCCAGTCCGGCCTATATGGCAACCATTTCCGGGCCATTCCCTGGGAGTGGCCTTTCGTGGCGGACAGGGTGCCAGCCAAGCCCGTCATGGTGAGCAGGCAACGCGGATGGGTCGTGGAGGTCGACGAACCACCGCTGGCCGGACGAGTGGCGGTTCAGTTCGACTGGGCCTATCAGGGGGAGGGCGCCAGCCCCAGCCATTGTTGGCTGCCATTGGCGCCCGAGTTGGCGTCGCGCGGTGCGGGGGCCATTCGCGAGGGCACCGAAGTATTGGTGAGTTTTATCGAAGGCGATCCTGATCGGCCTTTGGTCTGCGCATTTCTCGGCGCTTCTGCCGACGCCCAGACGCCACAGACGGCCTCGTCGGCCCCGTCCTCTCAGGCGTCCTCGGAGCCGTCTGGAGTCGACACTTCCTTGTTGTCCGCAATCCAGGCAGGCGAGCCGCTGGTCTTGCTTTGCCTGCTGCCCGGCGGGGGACGCTTCAGTCCTTGTGCCGAGCCAGTGTGTACGTGCCGCATGTTGACGCGGCACGGCGCGGGCGCTGCTCCATGA
- a CDS encoding MazG-like family protein encodes MNLVELTERLHAIRDRNDWRQFHSPKNLAMAASVEMAELVEIFQWLTEDQSRQLPGDKLAHAGQEIGDIVLYLLLLCSELGLDMDAVVRSKLADSERRFANE; translated from the coding sequence ATGAACCTTGTTGAACTGACCGAACGCCTGCACGCCATACGTGACCGTAACGATTGGCGGCAATTTCACAGCCCGAAAAACCTCGCCATGGCCGCCAGTGTGGAGATGGCTGAGCTGGTGGAGATCTTCCAATGGTTGACCGAGGACCAGTCGCGCCAATTGCCGGGGGATAAACTGGCCCATGCCGGGCAGGAGATCGGCGATATCGTGTTGTATCTGCTGTTGCTTTGCAGCGAGCTGGGGCTGGACATGGACGCCGTGGTACGCAGCAAGTTGGCCGACAGCGAGCGGCGGTTCGCCAATGAGTGA
- a CDS encoding DUF4136 domain-containing protein, whose amino-acid sequence MKGRSGLLVLCLGLAACQGSNPYVATSNPLPPAPPEAAKVFDRSAYPAPPRDYGRYRSWAWLNGRLPPGTAWADSAQVAEAVSEALDQRGLRPLHDNRPADLFVSADLRLETRIRQVREDYDSGYYGGYNRYGPGYGMYNTVPMVRTYQEQVVVVRVDLFDARNGQPVWSASAETSQRGDQSERTDAIREAVEKAMSAYPPS is encoded by the coding sequence ATGAAAGGTCGTTCAGGGTTATTGGTGTTGTGCCTGGGACTGGCAGCCTGCCAGGGCAGCAACCCGTATGTGGCGACATCCAATCCGTTGCCGCCGGCTCCGCCGGAGGCCGCCAAGGTGTTCGATCGCAGCGCCTATCCGGCGCCGCCCCGTGACTATGGGCGCTACCGCAGTTGGGCCTGGCTCAATGGTCGGCTGCCACCCGGCACGGCCTGGGCGGATTCGGCCCAAGTGGCCGAGGCGGTGAGCGAAGCCCTGGACCAGCGTGGCCTGCGCCCGCTGCATGACAATCGGCCGGCGGACCTTTTCGTCAGCGCCGACCTGCGCCTGGAGACTCGCATCCGCCAGGTTCGGGAAGATTATGATTCGGGTTATTACGGCGGCTACAACCGCTACGGCCCAGGCTACGGCATGTACAACACCGTTCCGATGGTGCGCACCTACCAGGAACAGGTCGTGGTGGTTCGGGTGGACCTGTTCGATGCCCGCAATGGCCAGCCGGTATGGAGCGCCAGTGCCGAGACGAGCCAGCGAGGCGATCAAAGCGAGCGCACCGACGCCATTCGTGAAGCAGTGGAAAAGGCCATGTCGGCTTATCCCCCCAGTTGA